The Punica granatum isolate Tunisia-2019 chromosome 4, ASM765513v2, whole genome shotgun sequence genome has a window encoding:
- the LOC116205508 gene encoding stress-induced protein KIN2, translated as MNNSQNISHQAGQAKGQAQEKSGQMMDQVSNTAQSLKESVQQTGQQMKAKAVDAADAVKSTVGAHK; from the exons ATGAACAACTCACAGAACATCAGTCACCAGGCCGGCCAGGCCAAGGGCCAGGCTCAG GAGAAGTCCGGCCAGATGATGGATCAAGTCTCAAACACAGCGCAGTCGTTGAAGGAGTCCGTCCAGCAG ACGGGGCAGCAGATGAAGGCCAAGGCAGTGGACGCAGCCGATGCTGTCAAAAGCACCGTTGGAGCTCACAAATAA
- the LOC116205509 gene encoding proline dehydrogenase 2, mitochondrial-like — protein MATRIAASPKKTLVDHIRVLARPLNSVPSSITAAVPGQFAAFEEKHEPAPTGPSPPIDLSDPGRLFASVPTTRLIHSVANLHAAAVDPLVDLGIKVMTSRLVTGTGPARDIVIGAVKRTFYKHFCGGEDTVEAAETVRQLNEAGLRGMLDYAVEDAEDNPSCDQNLEAFLQTVASTKTLPQGCVSFVIVKITAICPISLLQRVADLLRWQKKNPEFHLPWKHYSYPILSDSTPVYHTPAEPEPLTPQEEANLLLAQERLRRIGKKCEEYNIPLCIDAEYTAVQPAIDYFTYSSAMEHNKHEPIIYGTLQAYLKDAKERLLLKSEAAQKMGILMGVKLVRGAYMTTEAKLAHSLGYESPIHNSLQETHDCFNNCASFMLEKIAGGSGAVVLATHNVESGQLAAMKARDMGMSSGNHRLEFAQLYGMADSFSFGLKNAGFRVSKYMPFGPVDQVMPYLLRRAEENRGLLSASTLDRQLMRKELWRRLRTAIL, from the exons ATGGCTACAAGAATCGCCGCCTCTCCGAAGAAGACCCTCGTCGACCACATCCGCGTTCTCGCCCGGCCCCTCAACTCCGTCCCCTCCTCCATCACCGCTGCTGTCCCTGGCCAATTCGCCGCCTTTGAGGAGAAGCACGAGCCCGCTCCCACCGGACCATCTCCCCCGATCGACCTCAGTGACCCAGGGAGGCTCTTCGCATCGGTTCCCACCACGAGGCTCATCCACTCGGTGGCCAACCTCCATGCCGCGGCCGTGGATCCCCTGGTGGATCTTGGCATCAAGGTGATGACATCGAGGCTGGTCACCGGAACGGGGCCGGCACGGGATATTGTGATCGGGGCAGTGAAGAGGACGTTCTACAAGCACTTTTGCGGAGGGGAGGACACTGTCGAGGCGGCCGAGACCGTGAGGCAGCTGAATGAGGCCGGGCTCAGGGGGATGCTGGATTATGCGGTGGAGGACGCCGAGGACAATCCGTCTTGTGATCAGAACCTCGAGGCCTTCCTCCAGACGGTCGCATCGACCAAAACGCTTCCTCAGGGCTGT GTGAGCTTTGTGATAGTAAAGATCACGGCGATATGCCCGATCTCTCTGCTCCAGCGGGTCGCCGACCTGTTGCGGTGGCAGAAGAAGAACCCCGAGTTCCATCTTCCATGGAAGCACTACTCCTACCCCATCCTCTCCGATTCGACGCCTGTGTACCACACTCCCGCAGAACCCGAACCTTTGACACCGCAGGAGGAGGCCAATCTCCTCCTTGCCCAGGAGAGGCTTCGTAGGATTGGCAAGAAATGCGAGGAGTATAACATTCCCCTCTGCATCGATGCCGAGTACACTGCAGTCCAGCCTGCAATCGACTACTTCACGTACTCCTCGGCAATGGAGCACAACAAGCACGAGCCGATCATCTATGGGACGTTGCAGGCGTACCTCAAGGACGCCAAGGAGAGGTTGCTCTTGAAGAGCGAAGCTGCCCAGAAGATGGGGATCTTGATGGGCGTCAAGTTGGTCCGCGGGGCCTACATGACGACCGAGGCGAAGCTGGCACACTCCCTCGGCTACGAGTCCCCTATCCACAACAGCCTCCAGGAAACCCATGACTGCTTCAACAACTGCGCCTCCTTCATGCTCGAGAAGATTGCCGGTGGGTCGGGCGCAGTCGTCCTTGCCACCCACAATGTCGAGTCAG GGCAACTGGCGGCAATGAAGGCAAGGGATATGGGGATGAGCAGCGGGAACCACCGGCTCGAATTTGCACAGCTATACGGAATGGCGGATTCGTTCTCATTTGGGCTGAAGAATGCCGGGTTCCGAGTAAGCAAGTACATGCCTTTTGGGCCTGTAGACCAGGTCATGCCCTATCTATTGCGGAGGGCCGAGGAGAACAGAGGCCTTTTATCTGCATCAACCCTCGATAGGCAACTCATGAG GAAGGAGCTTTGGAGGAGACTGAGGACAGCAATTCTTTGA
- the LOC116205510 gene encoding laccase-4-like — protein sequence MCSLTSLTSFIFQSPLLMSRAFFFFALSTLWAGLPYQVLSKHAGVTRHYQFDIKLQNVTRLCQTKSIVTVNGQFPGPRIIAREGDRLLIKVVNHVQYNVTIHWHGIRQLRSGWADGPAYITQCPIQTGQSYLYNFTVSGQRGTLFWHAHISWLRATLYGPIVILPRKHVPYPFPQPFTEVPIVFGEWWKADTETIINQAMQSGGAPNISDAYTINGLPGPLYNCSSKDVFKLKVKPGKTYLLRLINAALNDELFFRIANHSLTVVEADAAYVKPFKTDTVLITPGQTTNVLLRAMPRAPNATFVMAAHPYATGPAAFDNTTVTGFLEYERPKSLKAKSRKLPLLRPKLPKFNDTAYSMKFNRKIRSLASAKFPAKVPQKVDRRFFFTVSLGLRPCPENQTCQGPNNTKLAASVNNVSFVLPNTALLQAHFFNKSKGVYTPDFPSNPPIKFNYTGTPPKNIMVTSGTKVVALPFNTSVELVMQDTSVIGAESHPLHLHGFNFFVMAQGIGNFDPKNDPAEFNLVDPAERNTVGVPSGGWVAIRFLADNPGVWFMHCHLEVHTSWGLKMAWVVTDGKGRKQKLPPPPSDLPKC from the exons ATGTGTTCCTTAACTTCCTTAACTTCCTTCATTTTCCAGTCTCCCCTGCTTATGTCCCgagccttcttcttctttgcatTGAGCACCTTGTGGGCTGGTCTGCCCTACCAGGTCCTGTCAAAGCATGCAGGGGTCACCAGGCATTACCAGTTTGAT ATTAAGCTTCAAAACGTGACGAGATTGTGCCAAACCAAGAGCATTGTGACTGTTAATGGCCAATTTCCGGGGCCCCGGATCATAGCACGGGAAGGTGACAGGCTCCTCATCAAAGTGGTTAACCATGTCCAATACAATGTCACCATCCACTG GCACGGAATCCGCCAGCTGAGGAGCGGATGGGCTGATGGGCCAGCATACATAACGCAGTGCCCAATTCAGACCGGCCAATCCTACCTCTACAACTTTACGGTTTCGGGGCAGAGAGGGACGCTGTTCTGGCACGCTCACATTTCATGGTTAAGGGCGACTCTCTACGGACCCATCGTGATCCTCCCAAGGAAACATGTCCCCTACCCATTTCCTCAACCCTTCACGGAAGTCCCGATAGTCTTCG GGGAATGGTGGAAAGCAGACACTGAGACAATCATAAACCAAGCAATGCAGAGTGGAGGAGCCCCTAACATCTCTGATGCTTACACCATTAATGGCCTCCCAGGACCCCTCTACAATTGCTCGTCAAAAG ATGTGTTCAAGCTCAAGGTGAAGCCCGGCAAGACGTACCTCCTCCGTCTCATCAATGCTGCTCTCAATGACGAGCTCTTCTTCCGCATTGCAAACCACTCGCTCACCGTGGTCGAGGCCGACGCGGCCTACGTGAAGCCCTTCAAGACCGACACGGTGCTGATCACCCCGGGGCAGACCACCAACGTCCTCCTAAGGGCCATGCCACGGGCCCCCAATGCCACCTTTGTTATGGCGGCCCACCCATATGCCACCGGCCCAGCTGCCTTTGACAACACGACTGTCACTGGATTCCTCGAGTACGAGCGTCCGAAATCCTTGAAGGCCAAGAGCCGGAAGCTCCCTCTCCTCAGGCCCAAGCTCCCAAAGTTCAATGATACGGCATATTCCATGAAGTTCAACCGCAAGATCCGCAGCCTGGCCAGTGCGAAGTTCCCCGCGAAAGTGCCGCAGAAAGTGGACCGGAGGTTCTTCTTCACAGTGAGCCTAGGCCTACGCCCATGCCCTGAAAATCAGACCTGCCAAGGGCCCAACAACACCAAGCTGGCAGCCTCAGTGAACAACGTGTCCTTTGTTTTGCCTAACACGGCACTCCTTCAGGCCCACTTCTTCAACAAATCGAAGGGGGTCTACACTCCCGACTTCCCATCAAACCCGCCAATCAAATTCAACTACACGGGCACGCCGCCCAAGAACATCATGGTGACAAGTGGCACCAAGGTGGTGGCGCTGCCGTTCAACACGAGCGTCGAGCTGGTGATGCAGGACACGAGCGTAATTGGGGCGGAGAGCCACCCGCTTCACCTCCATGGGTTCAACTTCTTTGTGATGGCCCAGGGGATCGGGAACTTCGACCCCAAAAATGATCCCGCTGAGTTCAACCTGGTGGACCCGGCGGAGAGGAACACGGTCGGGGTGCCTTCCGGGGGTTGGGTTGCCATCCGCTTCCTAGCAGACAATCCTG GAGTATGGTTCATGCACTGTCACCTGGAGGTGCACACGAGCTGGGGACTGAAGATGGCATGGGTGGTGACGGACGGAAAGGGCCGGAAGCAAAAACTTCCACCCCCGCCGTCCGATCTTCCCAAGTGCTGA
- the LOC116205511 gene encoding S-adenosylmethionine decarboxylase proenzyme-like, giving the protein MALPVSAIGFEGYEKRLELTFFEPSIFADPGGMGLRALSRSQIDEILKPAECTIVSSLSNEYLDSYVLSESSLFVYPYKIIIKTCGTTKLLFAIPAILELANSLSLSVKSVMYTRGSFIFPGAQSFPHRSFSEEVALLDKHFGNLGFGSKAYLMGSPDETQKWHVYSATAEKEASCNNPVYTLEMCMTGLDNKKAAVFFKENSCSAKVMTEASGIRKILPESEICDFDFDPCGYSMNSIEGGAISTIHVTPEDGFSYASFEAVGYDLKVLGLGNLFERVLACFEPSEFSVALHSESTCANVGAEISQLALKGYGAEVTTREELGKNGSVVYARFARAAGSCCGSPRSILKCCWSEDEEVEEK; this is encoded by the coding sequence ATGGCCTTGCCGGTTTCTGCAATTGGATTCGAAGGATATGAGAAGAGGCTCGAGCTGACATTTTTCGAGCCCAGCATCTTTGCCGATCCTGGGGGCATGGGCCTCCGAGCTCTTTCCAGATCTCAAATCGATGAGATTCTGAAACCAGCTGAGTGCACGATCGTTTCATCGCTGTCCAACGAATATCTTGACTCTTATGTCCTGTCAGAATCCAGCCTCTTTGTGTACCCTTACAAGATCATTATCAAAACCTGTGGAACCACGAAGCTCCTCTTTGCCATCCCAGCCATCCTTGAACTGGCCAATTCTCTATCCCTGTCGGTGAAGTCGGTCATGTATACTCGCGGAAGCTTCATATTTCCTGGAGCGCAGTCTTTCCCACACCGCAGCTTCTCGGAGGAAGTAGCTCTCCTTGATAAGCATTTTGGAAACCTTGGATTCGGAAGCAAGGCATATTTGATGGGCTCTCCCGACGAAACCCAGAAATGGCACGTCTACTCTGCCACTGCAGAGAAAGAGGCAAGCTGCAACAACCCGGTTTATACTCTCGAGATGTGCATGACTGGTTTGGACAATAAGAAGGCAGCTGTGTTTTTCAAGGAGAATTCTTGCTCTGCCAAGGTCATGACTGAAGCTTCAGGCATCAGGAAGATTCTCCCTGAGTCCGAGATATGCGATTTTGACTTTGATCCTTGTGGCTACTCCATGAATTCCATTGAGGGAGGAGCGATCTCCACTATTCACGTGACACCAGAGGACGGCTTTAGCTATGCAAGCTTCGAGGCTGTTGGCTATGACTTGAAGGTGTTGGGGCTCGGAAACCTGTTCGAAAGGGTCTTGGCCTGCTTTGAGCCATCTGAGTTCTCCGTGGCTCTGCACTCTGAGTCGACTTGTGCGAATGTGGGAGCAGAGATCTCTCAGCTTGCTCTGAAGGGGTACGGAGCTGAAGTAACAACTCGTGAGGAGCTCGGGAAGAACGGCTCGGTCGTCTATGCAAGGTTTGCTAGGGCTGCTGGAAGCTGCTGTGGGTCCCCCAGGTCCATTCTGAAGTGCTGTTGGAGTGAGGACGAGGAAGTCGAAGAGAAATAG
- the LOC116205512 gene encoding stress-induced protein KIN2-like yields MADNSQQMSFNAGQAKGQTQEKANQMMDRASNAAQSAKDSIQETGQQAKAKAQGAADSVMNATGLKK; encoded by the exons ATGGCAGACAACTCTCAGCAGATGAGCTTCAATGCTGGCCAGGCCAAGGGCCAAACCCAG GAGAAGGCCAACCAGATGATGGACAGGGCCAGCAATGCCGCTCAATCCGCCAAGGACTCAATCCAGGAG ACCGGGCAGCAGGCGAAGGCCAAGGCACAGGGAGCTGCTGACTCAGTCATGAATGCAACCGGATTGAAGAAATGA
- the LOC116203530 gene encoding pentatricopeptide repeat-containing protein At3g02490, mitochondrial-like yields MRHSWRFLLLRSRHLRSNSLSHFPHFPSVQSAPNLSSVRHVSSFFASSQLTSFANPSAARGYTSEAAIELKDSDHMALVGDIFSKFEDLSDIRREIELHNVAITHDLILKVLKGLDASPDVARKFFGWVSDSNGERLSSKSYNSMLRILGFNGFDQEFWDLIEVMTRKGYGVSKGVRDKVLEKFEKEGRNSDMEKLRGVFASGSIDKSLEKMCARICRIVQNEAWSEEVEGKLRELNFEFSSDSVIMMLENLAAEPSKAFIFFKWLEESGCIEHDKRTFNAVARVLGREDSVDKFWKVVDEMRAAGYELEKDTYTIVLKRFLDRKMIKESVNLYEFAMGGSDKPSAQDCTFLLKKIAVSKSFDLALFSRVVNAFYEGGDGGVLTDTMLSAVVKSLASVSRLGKCNKVLKAMKENGYVPSSSMQSKIAFQLSSSGRKKQADDLIKVSGNNPDHQTWMSLIEGHCVAGDLEKASEYFKEMVKKEEGASVTNAFESLVSYYCRRNRAIDASKLMHDCISGDNLKPRHSTYKLLISKLLVQGGFKDALGLLSVMKSHGFPPFLDPFVEYISKSGTGGDAVAFSKAVTSKRFPSASVYIRLFEAFFEARRRKEAQEFLSKCPKHIRDHADVLNLFCPKSKGRVAVSS; encoded by the coding sequence ATGAGGCATTCATGGCGTTTCCTTCTTCTCCGATCCCGCCACCTTCGTTCGAACTCCCTCAGTCACTTCCCACACTTCCCGTCCGTACAATCTGCTCCCAACCTCAGCTCAGTTCGCCATGTCAGTTCGTTCTTTGCCAGCTCCCAGCTCACGAGCTTTGCGAACCCTTCAGCGGCGAGGGGTTATACGTCCGAGGCGGCTATTGAGCTCAAGGACTCGGATCACATGGCCCTTGTAGGTGACATCTTCTCCAAATTTGAGGACTTGAGTGATATCAGGAGAGAGATTGAGCTGCACAATGTTGCGATTACCCATGACTTGATTCTGAAGGTTTTGAAGGGGCTCGATGCGAGTCCTGATGTTGCTAGGAAGTTTTTCGGTTGGGTTTCGGACAGCAATGGTGAGCGTTTGAGCTCGAAGTCGTACAACTCGATGCTTCGTATTTTAGGTTTTAATGGTTTTGATCAGGAGTTTTGGGACTTGATTGAGGTTATGACAAGAAAAGGTTATGGGGTGTCAAAGGGTGTGAGAGACAAAGTGTTGGAGAAATTCGAGAAAGAAGGAAGGAATAGCGAcatggagaagctgagagggGTTTTTGCGTCTGGATCGATTGATAAATCGCTGGAAAAAATGTGTGCTAGGATTTGTAGGATTGTGCAGAATGAGGCGTGGAGTGAGGAAGTTGAGGGGAAACTGCGGGAATTGAATTTTGAGTTTTCAAGCGATTCAGTGATCATGATGCTGGAGAATCTTGCCGCCGAGCCTTCCAAAgctttcatatttttcaagtGGCTCGAGGAGAGTGGTTGCATTGAGCACGATAAAAGAACGTTCAATGCTGTGGCTAGGGTGCTGGGAAGAGAGGATTCTGTTGATAAATTCTGGAAGGTTGTTGATGAAATGAGGGCTGCTGGTTATGAATTGGAAAAGGATACCTATACCATAGTATTGAAGCGCTTCCTGGACCGGAAAATGATCAAGGAATCAGTAAATTTGTATGAGTTTGCGATGGGAGGTTCTGATAAGCCCTCTGCGCAGGATTGCACCTTTCTGTTGAAGAAAATAGCTGTGAGCAAGTCTTTCGATTTAGCCCTGTTCTCAAGGGTTGTGAATGCTTTCTATGAGGGTGGAGATGGAGGTGTCTTGACGGATACTATGCTCAGTGCGGTTGTGAAGTCTCTAGCCAGCGTCAGTAGGCTTGGGAAGTGCAATAAGGTGTTGAAAGCGATGAAGGAAAATGGTTATGTTCCTAGTAGCAGCATGCAGAGTAAGATAGCCTTCCAGCTTAGTAGTTCTGGTCGAAAGAAACAAGCAGACGATTTAATAAAGGTGTCTGGAAATAACCCCGACCACCAGACATGGATGTCTCTGATAGAAGGGCACTGTGTGGCTGGGGACCTTGAGAAGGCATCGGAGTATTTCAAGGAGATGGTAAAGAAAGAAGAGGGCGCCTCTGTTACTAATGCTTTTGAATCGTTGGTAAGCTACTATTGCCGCAGGAACAGGGCCATTGATGCTAGCAAACTTATGCATGATTGCATCTCTGGGGACAACTTGAAGCCTCGGCATTCTACTTACAAGCTCCTCATTAGCAAGTTACTGGTCCAAGGGGGGTTTAAAGATGCATTGGGCCTTCTAAGCGTGATGAAGAGTCATGGATTCCCACCCTTCCTGGATCCTTTTGTTGAGTACATTTCCAAGAGTGGAACAGGTGGAGATGCTGTTGCCTTTTCGAAAGCAGTGACATCTAAGAGATTCCCATCTGCATCAGTTTACATCCGACTGTTTGAGGCCTTTTTCGAGGCTAGGAGGCGCAAGGAAGCCCAGGAGTTTCTTTCTAAATGTCCCAAACACATACGGGACCATGCAGATGTTTTGAATCTCTTCTGCCCCAAGTCGAAAGGCAGAGTTGCTGTATCTTCGTAG
- the LOC116203531 gene encoding protein NSP-INTERACTING KINASE 1-like isoform X1 — translation MRRAEGAGGAIIVLAFLWLWASADGLLSPKGVNFEVQALMHIKASLNDPHNVLENWDGDSVDPCSWTMVTCSPDSFVIGLGTPSQNLSGTLSPSIGNLTNLQIVLLQNNNITGPIPRELGRLSKLQTLDLSNNIFTGEIPDSLGHLKSLQYMRLNNNSLSGAFPNSLANMTQLAFLDLSYNNLSGPVPRILARTFNIIGNPQICATGTEPDCSGTQLMPMSMTLNASQTALPSSRTGNHRVAFALASSIGCICLVILGFGVILWLRQRRNQPIFFDVKDRHHEEAHLGNLRQFHFRELQIATNNFSSKNILGKGGFGNVYKGVLPDGTGVAVKRLKDGNAVGGEIQFQTEIEMISLAVHRNLLRLYGFCITPSDKLLVYPFMSNGSVASRLKGKPVLDWGTRKRIALGAGRGLLYLHEQCDPKIIHRDVKAANILLDDYCEAVVGDFGLAKLLDHQDSHVTTAVRGTVGHIAPEYLSTGQSSEKTDVFGFGILLLELITGQRALEFGKAANQKGAMLDWVKKIHQEKKLELLVDKDLKSNYDHIELEEIVQVALLCTQYLPAHRPKMSEVVRMLEGDGLAERWEASQRVESTNKCKPHEFSSSDRYSDLTDDSSLLVQAMELSGPR, via the exons ATGAGGAGAGCAGAAGGAGCTGGTGGTGCCATCATTGTGTTGGCCTTCTTGTGGCTTTGGGCTTCCGCAGATGGGCTGCTCTCTCCCAAAGGTGTGAACTTTGAAG TGCAAGCTCTGATGCACATAAAGGCTTCCTTAAACGATCCCCACAATGTGCTGGAGAATTGGGATGGTGACTCTGTTGATCCCTGCAGTTGGACTATGGTCACATGCTCTCCTGACAGCTTTGTCATTGGCCT GGGAACTCCAAGCCAGAACTTGTCTGGGACTCTGTCTCCAAGCATAGGCAACCTGACAAATCTTCAGATAGT GCTCTTACAGAACAACAACATCACGGGTCCGATTCCCAGGGAGCTTGGGAGGCTGTCGAAGCTCCAGACGCTCGATCTCTCCAACAACATCTTCACCGGCGAAATTCCGGATTCTCTGGGCCACCTTAAGAGCCTTCAGTACAT GAGACTGAACAACAATAGTCTTTCCGGGGCGTTCCCGAACTCCTTGGCCAATATGACTCAGCTTGCATTTCT TGACTTGTCTTACAATAACTTGAGTGGCCCAGTCCCAAGAATACTTGCCAGAACATTCAA CATCATAGGAAACCCTCAGATATGTGCAACAGGAACCGAGCCGGACTGCTCAGGGACACAACTCATGCCCATGTCCATGACCTTGAATGCTTCACAGA CAGCTCTCCCATCTAGCAGAACCGGAAATCACAGAGTCGCATTCGCTTTGGCTTCAAGCATTGGGTGCATCTGTTTGGTCATTCTTGGTTTTGGAGTCATCCTATGGTTAAGACAGAGGCGGAACCAACCCATTTTCTTCGACGTTAAAG ACCGCCATCATGAGGAAGCACATCTGGGAAACTTAAGGCAGTTTCACTTCCGGGAACTTCAGATAGCGACCAACAACTTCAGCAGCAAGAACATCCTTGGGAAGGGCGGTTTTGGGAATGTCTACAAAGGTGTCCTTCCAGACGGCACGGGTGTAGCGGTTAAGAGGCTTAAAGACGGTAATGCAGTTGGAGGAGAGATCCAGTTCCAAACCGAGATCGAGATGATCAGCCTTGCAGTTCACCGGAACTTACTGAGGCTCTATGGATTCTGCATAACGCCCTCAGACAAGCTCCTTGTCTACCCTTTCATGTCCAATGGCAGCGTCGCTTCCCGACTCAAAG GAAAGCCGGTTCTGGACTGGGGCACAAGGAAGAGGATTGCCCTAGGAGCGGGCCGTGGACTTCTGTACCTCCACGAACAATGCGACCCAAAGATTATTCACCGAGATGTTAAGGCAGCTAATATACTTCTCGATGACTATTGTGAGGCTGTGGTAGGAGATTTTGGGCTCGCGAAGCTCTTAGATCACCAAGACTCGCATGTCACTACAGCTGTTCGGGGCACTGTGGGGCATATAGCCCCTGAATATCTCTCTACAGGCCAGTCTTCCGAGAAGACAGACGTGTTCGGTTTCGGGATTCTTTTACTTGAGTTGATCACAGGACAGAGAGCATTAGAGTTTGGCAAGGCAGCTAATCAGAAAGGAGCAATGCTTGATTGG GTGAAGAAGATCCATCAAGAGAAGAAGCTCGAACTCCTCGTGGACAAGGATCTTAAGAGCAACTATGACCATATCGAGCTCGAGGAAATAGTCCAGGTGGCTCTCCTATGCACCCAGTATCTTCCTGCTCACCGGCCCAAAATGTCCGAAGTGGTTCGGATGCTCGAGGGAGACGGGCTCGCTGAAAGATGGGAAGCCTCTCAAAGGGTCGAGTCGACCAACAAGTGCAAGCCCCACGAGTTCTCCTCATCCGACCGGTACTCCGATCTGACGGATGACTCTTCTCTGCTAGTCCAGGCAATGGAGCTGTCGGGTCCAAGGTGA
- the LOC116203531 gene encoding protein NSP-INTERACTING KINASE 1-like isoform X2 — protein MRRAEGAGGAIIVLAFLWLWASADGLLSPKGVNFEVQALMHIKASLNDPHNVLENWDGDSVDPCSWTMVTCSPDSFVIGLGTPSQNLSGTLSPSIGNLTNLQIVLLQNNNITGPIPRELGRLSKLQTLDLSNNIFTGEIPDSLGHLKSLQYMRLNNNSLSGAFPNSLANMTQLAFLDLSYNNLSGPVPRILARTFNIIGNPQICATGTEPDCSGTQLMPMSMTLNASQTLPSSRTGNHRVAFALASSIGCICLVILGFGVILWLRQRRNQPIFFDVKDRHHEEAHLGNLRQFHFRELQIATNNFSSKNILGKGGFGNVYKGVLPDGTGVAVKRLKDGNAVGGEIQFQTEIEMISLAVHRNLLRLYGFCITPSDKLLVYPFMSNGSVASRLKGKPVLDWGTRKRIALGAGRGLLYLHEQCDPKIIHRDVKAANILLDDYCEAVVGDFGLAKLLDHQDSHVTTAVRGTVGHIAPEYLSTGQSSEKTDVFGFGILLLELITGQRALEFGKAANQKGAMLDWVKKIHQEKKLELLVDKDLKSNYDHIELEEIVQVALLCTQYLPAHRPKMSEVVRMLEGDGLAERWEASQRVESTNKCKPHEFSSSDRYSDLTDDSSLLVQAMELSGPR, from the exons ATGAGGAGAGCAGAAGGAGCTGGTGGTGCCATCATTGTGTTGGCCTTCTTGTGGCTTTGGGCTTCCGCAGATGGGCTGCTCTCTCCCAAAGGTGTGAACTTTGAAG TGCAAGCTCTGATGCACATAAAGGCTTCCTTAAACGATCCCCACAATGTGCTGGAGAATTGGGATGGTGACTCTGTTGATCCCTGCAGTTGGACTATGGTCACATGCTCTCCTGACAGCTTTGTCATTGGCCT GGGAACTCCAAGCCAGAACTTGTCTGGGACTCTGTCTCCAAGCATAGGCAACCTGACAAATCTTCAGATAGT GCTCTTACAGAACAACAACATCACGGGTCCGATTCCCAGGGAGCTTGGGAGGCTGTCGAAGCTCCAGACGCTCGATCTCTCCAACAACATCTTCACCGGCGAAATTCCGGATTCTCTGGGCCACCTTAAGAGCCTTCAGTACAT GAGACTGAACAACAATAGTCTTTCCGGGGCGTTCCCGAACTCCTTGGCCAATATGACTCAGCTTGCATTTCT TGACTTGTCTTACAATAACTTGAGTGGCCCAGTCCCAAGAATACTTGCCAGAACATTCAA CATCATAGGAAACCCTCAGATATGTGCAACAGGAACCGAGCCGGACTGCTCAGGGACACAACTCATGCCCATGTCCATGACCTTGAATGCTTCACAGA CTCTCCCATCTAGCAGAACCGGAAATCACAGAGTCGCATTCGCTTTGGCTTCAAGCATTGGGTGCATCTGTTTGGTCATTCTTGGTTTTGGAGTCATCCTATGGTTAAGACAGAGGCGGAACCAACCCATTTTCTTCGACGTTAAAG ACCGCCATCATGAGGAAGCACATCTGGGAAACTTAAGGCAGTTTCACTTCCGGGAACTTCAGATAGCGACCAACAACTTCAGCAGCAAGAACATCCTTGGGAAGGGCGGTTTTGGGAATGTCTACAAAGGTGTCCTTCCAGACGGCACGGGTGTAGCGGTTAAGAGGCTTAAAGACGGTAATGCAGTTGGAGGAGAGATCCAGTTCCAAACCGAGATCGAGATGATCAGCCTTGCAGTTCACCGGAACTTACTGAGGCTCTATGGATTCTGCATAACGCCCTCAGACAAGCTCCTTGTCTACCCTTTCATGTCCAATGGCAGCGTCGCTTCCCGACTCAAAG GAAAGCCGGTTCTGGACTGGGGCACAAGGAAGAGGATTGCCCTAGGAGCGGGCCGTGGACTTCTGTACCTCCACGAACAATGCGACCCAAAGATTATTCACCGAGATGTTAAGGCAGCTAATATACTTCTCGATGACTATTGTGAGGCTGTGGTAGGAGATTTTGGGCTCGCGAAGCTCTTAGATCACCAAGACTCGCATGTCACTACAGCTGTTCGGGGCACTGTGGGGCATATAGCCCCTGAATATCTCTCTACAGGCCAGTCTTCCGAGAAGACAGACGTGTTCGGTTTCGGGATTCTTTTACTTGAGTTGATCACAGGACAGAGAGCATTAGAGTTTGGCAAGGCAGCTAATCAGAAAGGAGCAATGCTTGATTGG GTGAAGAAGATCCATCAAGAGAAGAAGCTCGAACTCCTCGTGGACAAGGATCTTAAGAGCAACTATGACCATATCGAGCTCGAGGAAATAGTCCAGGTGGCTCTCCTATGCACCCAGTATCTTCCTGCTCACCGGCCCAAAATGTCCGAAGTGGTTCGGATGCTCGAGGGAGACGGGCTCGCTGAAAGATGGGAAGCCTCTCAAAGGGTCGAGTCGACCAACAAGTGCAAGCCCCACGAGTTCTCCTCATCCGACCGGTACTCCGATCTGACGGATGACTCTTCTCTGCTAGTCCAGGCAATGGAGCTGTCGGGTCCAAGGTGA